Genomic DNA from Sphingomonas lacunae:
TCGGGCGCGTCAGTCATACAAGGCCAATCCAGCGATCTGCCACCAGTGCGGCGAACAGGATGAAAAGATAAAGGATCGAGAACCAGAACAGGCGGCGTTCGGGTTTCATGCCATCATCGGTCTCGGTCGAACGAAAGCCTACATGCGTGGCCAAAAGGAGAAAGAGGAGGCTGAGGCTGGTGGCGATGACACCATAGACCAGACCGGCATAGCCGATAAGCCAGATGGCAACCGCACAGGCCACCATTGGCAGCGTGTAGAGGAAAATCTGGCGCCGGGTTGCGCTTTCGCCGGCCACAACCGGAAGCATCGGGATTCCTGCATTGGCATAATCCGTCCGGACAAACAGCGACAACGCCCAGAAATGCGGCGGCGTCCACAGGAAGATCAGGAGGAACATCATCCAGGGCATGGAAAGCAAAGGCACGGCGGTGGAGACGTCGCCGGTGGCTGCGGCCCAGCCGATCACCGGCGGGAACGCTCCAGCGGCACCGCCGATCACAATATTCTGCGGTGTCCGGGGCTTTAGCCAGATGGTGTATACAAGGAGATAGAACAGGATCGAGACGGCCAGCATCGCCGCAGCCGTCCAGTTGGTCGCAAAACCAAGCAACAGAACCGAAAAAACACCAAGGCCGACACCAAAATGGAGCGCCGAGACCTTGTCCATGCGGCCCGATGGGAGCGGCCGTCCAGCCGTCCGTTTCATCGCCCGGTCGACATCCACCTCATACCATTGATTGAGCGCGCCGCTCGCCCCTGCCCCAAGTGCTATTGCAAGGATGGCGGTGAAGCCAAGAACGGGGTGAATAATCTCCCCAGGAGCCACCAACATGCCACACAGGGCAGTGAAGATGGCGAGGCTCATGACGCGCGGCTTGGTCAGGGCGAGGAAGTCGCGCCAGTCGGCGGGCATCGTCA
This window encodes:
- a CDS encoding heme o synthase, whose translation is MPADWRDFLALTKPRVMSLAIFTALCGMLVAPGEIIHPVLGFTAILAIALGAGASGALNQWYEVDVDRAMKRTAGRPLPSGRMDKVSALHFGVGLGVFSVLLLGFATNWTAAAMLAVSILFYLLVYTIWLKPRTPQNIVIGGAAGAFPPVIGWAAATGDVSTAVPLLSMPWMMFLLIFLWTPPHFWALSLFVRTDYANAGIPMLPVVAGESATRRQIFLYTLPMVACAVAIWLIGYAGLVYGVIATSLSLLFLLLATHVGFRSTETDDGMKPERRLFWFSILYLFILFAALVADRWIGLV